A genomic window from Eriocheir sinensis breed Jianghai 21 chromosome 9, ASM2467909v1, whole genome shotgun sequence includes:
- the LOC126996216 gene encoding C-type lectin domain family 2 member D2-like, translating to MNFLARFLVVVGLAFSSAAGASLTLGQDGQVPLKFGAPLQLDCGVNGPLRHCFWETADGRIVQVEDVYAGLHPGLRAPGNLTNNQCGIVVEQARAGHAGEWTCRALLDGQALRGSMRAAVECVYPFVAVGGGCYYFSETLLQSWEDARSFCKSLSVGADLAVLDDCHQFQLVWGHILVNYEVSVHWIGGHDDASDGKFYWVDNTLMVMGTPFWRPNYPSGLESCVALSNAGGYFIDQPCTEPHHYVCQQH from the exons ATGAATTTCCTAGCCCgcttcctggtggtggtgggcctCGCGTTCTCCTCGGCGGCAG GCGCCTCCCTCACCCTGGGCCAGGATGGCCAGGTCCCCTTAAAGTTCGGGGCACCGCTGCAGCTTGACTGTGGCGTCAATGGCCCGCTACGGCACTGCTTCTGGGAGACAGCGGACGGACGCATCGTGCAG GTGGAGGACGTGTACGCAGGGCTCCACCCAGGCCTGCGGGCGCCCGGCAATCTCACCAACAACCAGTGCGGCATCGTTGTGGAGCAGGCCAGGGCGGGACACGCCGGGGAGTGGACGTGCCGCGCGCTGCTGGACGGCCAGGCGCTGCGGGGCTCAATGAGAGCTGCCgtgg AGTGTGTGTACCCCTTCGTGGCCGTGGGCGGCGGCTGCTACTACTTCAGTGAAACCCTCCTCCAATcctg GGAGGATGCACGATCATTCTGCAAGAGCCTTTCTGTAGGGGCCGACCTGGCGGTGCTGGACGACTGCCACCAATTCCAGTTGGTGTGGGGCCACATCCTCGTGAACT ACGAGGTCTCCGTGCACTGGATCGGAGGCCACGATGATGCGTCGGACGGAAAGTTCTACTGGGTGGACAACACCCTCATGGTGATGGGGACGCCCTTCTGGAGACCCAACTATCCCAGCGGCCTGGAGAGTTGTGTGGCCCTCAGCAACGCCGGCGGCTACTTCATCGACCAGCCCTGCACCGAGCCCCATCATTATGTGTGTCAGCAGCAttaa